The Mesorhizobium sp. AR10 genome includes the window GATCTTCCAGGCCCTTGCGGCTCGCATTGCGATCGACCAGCTTGACCGGATTGAAGTAGCTGGCGACGGCTGCCTTGGTCTGCTCGTTGGCAGCGTTGATCAACCACATGACGAGGAAGAAGCACATCATGGCGGTCATGAAATCGGCGAAGGCGATTTTCCAGACACCGCCATGGTGACCTTCGTCGTGGTCGTCATGGCTGCGCCGGACGATGATGATCTCGTGCCTGGCTTCTGCGGCGTCGGCAATGCTCATGACAGGGCCTCTGACAGGGCAGCCGACCATTCGGCGATGCGCGTCTCGAACACGGCCTCGTCGATGGCGACAGTGAGGTCGAAGCCGGGCACTTCGACGAAGTCGAGATTGGCGGCGCGGGGACCGAGCGCGGTCTTCAGGGTTTCGAACAGCGACAGCGGCCCGCGAACGCCTATGCGCACCGCTTCGGTGTCACCGACGGCTTCGCGGATGGTGCGGGCAAGAGCGTCAAGCGAGCGTTTCTGCAAATCGTCGCTGACGATGCCGCCGATGATGCGGGCAACGGTGGCGCTGACAAGTTCGGTTACCTGCGCCTCCATGGCGTCGACGCGCGCGGCGACGGCTCTGCCGACATCGCCGCCGAAGCTCTCGAGAAAGGCCTTCGCCTCGTCGGCGTTGGCCTGGCGCTCCGCCTCGAGCGCCGCTTCATGGGCAATCGCAAGGCGCGCCTCGAGGGCGGCTTCGGCATCGGCAATCGCTTCGGCGATCAGCGCACCGATATCGGCCTGCGGTGTGGGTGCATCCGGCTTGCGCTGGGGCTCGGTTGCGGCCTGAGGCTGGCCGATGCGCTGGGCGCGCGTGCCGAAATCCGGCAGGAGGTCGAAAAGCGCTGCTGACGGCATGGTCTATCCCGCGACTTCCTGGGCAGCCCATTTGCGCAGGATCTGCGCGGTGCGCTCCTCATTGATGTCGACCATGCGAGCGAGACGCTCCTGCGGTGCGGGCCTGATCTTCTGGCGCAGATCGTCAAGCGGGGTGGGGCCCGGCCGAGCGCCGGGCAAGGCGCCGACGGGAGCGGCAGATGCTTCGGAAGCGGCGCTGGCTTCGGGCGTCGGCAACGAGCGTTGGACGTCGTCGAAGCTCGGGCCGGCAAGGGCGGGGGTGGCCTGCGCCGTCAGCGCGGCCGCCATCGGCTTGAGACCGAAGAAGGCCACCAGGAACACCACGACGATGAACGCCCCTGCATTGATGAGGGTGCCGACATGTGTTCCGATCGAAGCGAGCATGCCCGGCTGCTCGATCGGCTCGCCGTCCAGTCCGTCGATGAACTCGACCGCCGAGACATCGATGACGTCGCCGCGCTTTTCGTCAAGGCCGGTGGCCGACGCCACCATCTTCTGGATGTCGGCGACGCGCTTGGCAATCTGCTCCGGCGTGGCGTCCTTGCCGAGGATGGTCAGCAGGCGCTGCTGGTTGACGACGACGGCGATCGACATCTTGGTGACGGAATAGCCGTTGGAGACGGTAGCGATCTTCTTCGAATTGATCTCGTAGTTGGTGATCTCCTCCTTGCGGTCGTTCTGGGAGGAGGATTGCGGACCGTCGGTGCTGGTGGTCTGGGTCTCGGGCAGGTTCTGCTCGACGCTGGCCGGCGTCGACGCCTGCTTCTGGTTGTTGTTCTCGTTGGCGCGCACCGACTGCACCGACCGCTCGACGCGGGACTCCGGATCGAAGATCGTCTCTTCGGTCTGGCGGGTGTCGGTGTTGACGTCGGCCTTGACGCTGGCGCGGAAATTGTCGGGGCCGAGGTAGGGGGTCAAGGCGCGGCGGATGTTGTCGCCGATCTGCGCCTCGACGGTCTGCTCGACGCCGAGCGTGCGGGCGGCGCTGGTGTTGGAAGGGTCGTCGCCGGCAGCCAGGAGATTGCCGTTGGAATCGAGCACGGTGACCTTGTCGGCCGCAAGGCCGGGAACGGCGGCGGCGACGAGATGGCGGATCGACATGGCGCTCTTTTCGGCGTCGATGCCGGAATAGCGGATGACGACCGAGGCGGAGGGTTGCTGTTCGTCGCGGCGAAAATTGGCGCGTTCGGACATGACGATGTGGACACGCGCCGCCTTGATGCCGGCGATCGACTGGATGGTGCGGGCGATCTCGCCTTCGAGCGCGCGTACTCGGGTGATCTGCTGCATGAAGGATGTCAGGCCAAGCGAGCCGACATTGTCGAACAGTTCATAGCCGGCATTGGCGCTGGTCGGCAGGCCCTTTTCGGCGAGCAGCATGCGTGCCTGCGCAGTGGTGCCGGCCGCCACCAGCACGGTGGTTCCGTCGGAGCCAACGTCGAAGCCGATGCCGGCCTCGCCGAGCACGAGGCCGATCTGGTTCACGTCGGAGCGTTCAAGCCCGACATAGAGCGTGTCGTAGGCCGGGCGGTTGAGATAGACCGAGGCGATGCCGATGACGGCCATCACCAACACGGCGATGCCAGCCAGCATAGCGAGGCGCTTGACGCCAAATCCCTGGAGATTTGAAATGATGCTCTGGATCTGTTCCGGCACGATTCAATCGCTCCCAGCATGACTTTCCGCAGGAACACTAGACCGCGAAGCTTGTGCGAAGATGATAGGCACAAACGAAAAGGCCGCGCTCGAGGCGCGGCCTTTCGACGAAATCGGAAGATCAGCCGGTATGCTAGCTCTTGAACAGGGCAAGCACCTGCTGGGCATTGGCATTGGCGATGGAGAGCGCCTGGATGCCGAGCTGCTGCTGGACCTGCAGTGCCTGCAGCCGGGTCGATTCCTTGTTCATGTCGGCGTCGACGAGTTGGCCGACACCGCGGTCGATGGAGTCCATCAGGCTCTGGGTGAACGTCTTCTGCAGATCGATCTGCTTCTTGTCGGAGCCGAGCACCGTGGCGGCGTCGGTCATCTCGCCAAGGGCCGTGTCGACGACCTTCAGCATCTGGGCGATCTGGGCGTCGCTGTAGCCTTTGACCGAAAGCGTGGAGATTGCGTAGCCATCGGTCGCGGCAATGGCGGCGTTGGCAGCCGGCGTGACCGCGGTGTTGTCGCGCAGACCGGTGGTGCCCAGCCGGACGCCTTCCAGGATTCCCTTGGTGGTGTTGGTCGTGGCCGCCGCATCGTAGAGCTTGATCGTGTCGACCTTGATATCGATCGTCGCCAGGGTGACTGTGCCGGCCGCGTTGCGATTGAAGGCGGAGACGATCTTGCCGTCAATAGCGACGCCGGCCGATGGGCTGCCTGAAGCGACGGTGGAATTGACCGAGAGGTAGTTGGAGCCCGAGAAGGTGGCGCCATCGGCATAGCTCTTGAGCTGGGCCTGCAGCGACTTGAGCTCGACATCGATCTTGCTCTTGTCGGAGTCCGAGGCGCCGGTGGCGGCAACGATCTTGACCTTGATGGCATTGATCGTCTCGATCGCCTTGTTCATCGCCGTGTAGGCGGTGTCGACCTTCGAGGCGCCGAGACCGAGCGCATCCTGCACGGTCGACAGCGCCTGGTTATCGGAACGCATCGTTGTGGCGATCGACCAGTAGGCGGCATTGTCGGCGGCTTCGGAGACGCGGTAGCCGGTCGAGATGCGGGCTTGTGTCTGCTCGAGCGACTTGTTGGTAGCGTTGAGGCTCTGAAGCGCGGTCAACGCCGAAGCGTTCGTCATGATGCTGGCCAAGATACACCCCTCTCAATGCTGGCATGCCTCGCACATGCCCGGTCAACCTGTTCGACGGTGGCGTCATGCCAATCGACCAACTGGTCTGTCCGTCATAAGCGAATGGTTAACCATGAGTAGCGCGATATGGTTAATGCCTTCTTAAAAGCAGCGCCTGGTGAAAGGGAAGCGGTAATGTTTGCGGGTCGTCGGTCTGCACAAAAGAAATCGGGCCGCGCTGGTGGCGCGGCCCGATGTTGAAATGATCGCGTTAAGGCGTAGGCGATTAGCCGCGGAAGAGCGACAGGATCGTCTGCGTCGAGCTGTTGGCGATCGACAGCGCCTGGATGCCGAGCTGCTGCTGGACCTGCAGCGCCTGGAGGCGGGTCGATTCCTTGTTCATGTCGGCGTCGACGAGCTGGCCGACACCGCGATCGATGGAGTCCATCAGGCTCGAGGTGAAGGTCTTCTGGCCGTCGATGCGGGTCTTGGACGCGCCGAGGTTGGTCGCGGCGGTCGTCATTTCCTTGAGAGCGGCTTCGACAACGCCCAACTGCTTGGTGATCTGGGCGTCGCTGAAGCCCTTCACCGAGAGCGTCGACACCGTATACGTATCGGTCGCGGCGTCAGTGCCGGCGACCGCGGCAGAAGCCGCCGCCTGACGGGCACCGGTGGTGCCCAGGCGGGTCGCGTCAAGGATGCCGTCGTTCAGGCCGGTGGCGGTGGCGAAGGCGTCGTACAGCTTGATGTCCTGAACCTTGATGTCGATGGTGCCGAGCGAGACCGTGCCGGCCGCGTTGCGGTTGAAGGACGACACGATCTTGACGTCGTCGAAAGTGCCTGCGGCGGTGTGGCCAGTGGTTGTATCGACCGAGAGCCAGTTGGCGCCGGAGAAGGTTGCGGAGTCAGCGTAGCTCTTCATCTGACCTTGCAACGCCTTGATTTCGATGTCGATCTTTTCCTTGTCGGCAGCCGATGCACCATTGGCGGCGACCAGCTTGACCTTGATCGCATTGACGGTGTCGATGGCCTTGTTCATGCCGGTGTAGGCGGTGTCGACCTTCGAGGCGCCGAGGCCGAGGGCGTCCGAAACGGTGGACAGCGCCTGGTTGTCGGAGCGCATCGTGGTGGCGATCGACCAGTAAGCGGCGTTGTCCGAAGCGTCGGCAACGCGGTAGCCCGTCGAGATACGCGACTGGGTTGCTTCGAGGGATTTGTTGGTGGCGTTGAGGCTCTGCAGAGCGGTAAGCGCAGAGGTGTTGGTCATGATACTGGACATGGCTACTCGTACCTTATTTTTACACGTGTTTTTTTGACATACCGGCTTTTCCGGTATGACGGTGCGGCATCATGCCAATGATCGCTGAGACCCGATCACCCGCCATCTGCGAGCAATATGCGGGCAAGTCCCTACCAAAGGGCTAAACGGGACGGTTAATCGAAAATATATTGGCTAAAACTTGAGCTAAACACCGCAAGGGCGGCTTCCGTTCAGTTGAACGATCGCACCAGACTGCCGACCAAAAGGTTCCAGCCGTCGATCAGGACAAAGAACAGGATCTTGAACGGCAACGAGACGACGGTCGGCGGCAGCATCATCATACCCATCGCCATGGTGATGGTAGCGACGATCAGATCGATGACGAGGAAAGGCAGCACGATCAGGAAGCCGATTTCGAAGCCGCGTCGGATCTCCGAGATCATGAAGGCGGGCACCAGGATGCGCAGGTCGACAGTCTCGCGCGAGACGGTCTGGCCCCGCTCGCGGGCGAGGTCGGCGAACAGGTCGAAATCCTTGTCGCGCACATTGCGCACCATGAAGGTGCGAAACGGGTCCGAAATCTTGTCGAAAGCCTCGGTCTGGCTGATCTGGTTGTCCATCAGTGGTTTGACGCCGGTGTTCCACGCCTGGTCGAAGGTCGGCGCCATCACGTAGAAGGTCATGAACAGCGACAGCGAGATGAGGATCAGGTTGGCCGGTGTCGATTGCAGGCCGATGCCGGCGCGCAGGATGGAGAGGGCGATGACGAAGCGGGTGAAACTCGTCACCATGATGAGCAGACCCGGCGCCACCGAAAGCACGGTGAGCAGACCGAACATCTGGATGATGTAGCCGACCGTCGTACCGTCGGCCCTGCCGATGCCGCCAAGATCCAGTTGCTGGGCGCCGGCGACAGATGTGGCGGCGATGACGAGCGCCGAGGCGACGAGGAGCTTTCTCATTCTACGAGCAACGTCCTGATGAGAACCTGTTTGGCGTGGCCGCCGCTGCGGATTGCGGCGCGCTCCTCAATGTCGGCTTTCAAATGCTGGTAGCCGCTGGCGCCCTCGATCTGGTGCATCTTCAGCGTACGGATCAGGGCCAGCAGATCCTGGTGGATCTCCTCGGAAACCGTCGGCGGTTGGGG containing:
- the fliF gene encoding flagellar basal-body MS-ring/collar protein FliF codes for the protein MPEQIQSIISNLQGFGVKRLAMLAGIAVLVMAVIGIASVYLNRPAYDTLYVGLERSDVNQIGLVLGEAGIGFDVGSDGTTVLVAAGTTAQARMLLAEKGLPTSANAGYELFDNVGSLGLTSFMQQITRVRALEGEIARTIQSIAGIKAARVHIVMSERANFRRDEQQPSASVVIRYSGIDAEKSAMSIRHLVAAAVPGLAADKVTVLDSNGNLLAAGDDPSNTSAARTLGVEQTVEAQIGDNIRRALTPYLGPDNFRASVKADVNTDTRQTEETIFDPESRVERSVQSVRANENNNQKQASTPASVEQNLPETQTTSTDGPQSSSQNDRKEEITNYEINSKKIATVSNGYSVTKMSIAVVVNQQRLLTILGKDATPEQIAKRVADIQKMVASATGLDEKRGDVIDVSAVEFIDGLDGEPIEQPGMLASIGTHVGTLINAGAFIVVVFLVAFFGLKPMAAALTAQATPALAGPSFDDVQRSLPTPEASAASEASAAPVGALPGARPGPTPLDDLRQKIRPAPQERLARMVDINEERTAQILRKWAAQEVAG
- a CDS encoding flagellin, which gives rise to MSSIMTNTSALTALQSLNATNKSLEATQSRISTGYRVADASDNAAYWSIATTMRSDNQALSTVSDALGLGASKVDTAYTGMNKAIDTVNAIKVKLVAANGASAADKEKIDIEIKALQGQMKSYADSATFSGANWLSVDTTTGHTAAGTFDDVKIVSSFNRNAAGTVSLGTIDIKVQDIKLYDAFATATGLNDGILDATRLGTTGARQAAASAAVAGTDAATDTYTVSTLSVKGFSDAQITKQLGVVEAALKEMTTAATNLGASKTRIDGQKTFTSSLMDSIDRGVGQLVDADMNKESTRLQALQVQQQLGIQALSIANSSTQTILSLFRG
- a CDS encoding flagellin; translation: MASIMTNASALTALQSLNATNKSLEQTQARISTGYRVSEAADNAAYWSIATTMRSDNQALSTVQDALGLGASKVDTAYTAMNKAIETINAIKVKIVAATGASDSDKSKIDVELKSLQAQLKSYADGATFSGSNYLSVNSTVASGSPSAGVAIDGKIVSAFNRNAAGTVTLATIDIKVDTIKLYDAAATTNTTKGILEGVRLGTTGLRDNTAVTPAANAAIAATDGYAISTLSVKGYSDAQIAQMLKVVDTALGEMTDAATVLGSDKKQIDLQKTFTQSLMDSIDRGVGQLVDADMNKESTRLQALQVQQQLGIQALSIANANAQQVLALFKS
- the fliP gene encoding flagellar type III secretion system pore protein FliP (The bacterial flagellar biogenesis protein FliP forms a type III secretion system (T3SS)-type pore required for flagellar assembly.); this encodes MRKLLVASALVIAATSVAGAQQLDLGGIGRADGTTVGYIIQMFGLLTVLSVAPGLLIMVTSFTRFVIALSILRAGIGLQSTPANLILISLSLFMTFYVMAPTFDQAWNTGVKPLMDNQISQTEAFDKISDPFRTFMVRNVRDKDFDLFADLARERGQTVSRETVDLRILVPAFMISEIRRGFEIGFLIVLPFLVIDLIVATITMAMGMMMLPPTVVSLPFKILFFVLIDGWNLLVGSLVRSFN